The sequence TAGAAGAAGAATCAGTCAACCTACCGTCTAGCAAGGTTGGACTTTTAGCAAGTCTGTTCTGTTCTTTTATGATTGTTTTAACATGTTACTATTATGTTTTAGGTGCCACGTCTTCATTGTATTGTACACCGAAAGCTGTCACTAAATTACATGATTATTACCTCACCAACATTGGAGGTAGGTGGTGTTGATCTGATTCGTTGCTAAACCACTACTTTATTGTTTGTTGATAATGTTGATTACGTATTGCTTTTTGTGATCTTACAGCCAAAACCGCATTTGGTGAAAGGAATACGTGAGTCCCTGTTGCGCCATCTTACTGTAATTCTTGGTGACGATGAGTTAGCGGCTCATTTTTTGTTGTTACACTTGTTGTCAAAGGTTAGAATTTGCATCAAAAGTCTCAATTTTCCATTTACCTGTGACTGTATAGTTTGACCCGATCTGTCACCGTGTCAAATGGGTTAAATTCGAAAAATCAACTTTCAATGGGAACAGAACAAATGAGTTGTGAAAACTGTATTTTAATGCATATAACCTCAGAAATTGTTTTATTCGAAAGAAAAGTTTGTCACTGACGAATAGAGTTATGGATTAATCCATTTTGACCCATACCAAATATTAACCTGATTTGACCTAGCCCATTTTGACCTGTTGCCCAATACACCTGATATGCTTTTTTTCACCTCTACATAGCGTGTGATTCTTTATCAGTGATGCTTTATCCTTTTTATAGTAAGAATTGTTGGTACAGGTTCATGTAAGAGTGGACTCGATTGCAGTTGGGAAATTATCACTCAATCTAACTGGTTTTGACAAGTCAAGTATCTCGGTGTTTGGTAACCGTATAAACGATGCATTGAACAACCTCTTACCATTCACTCATCGTATGCCCCTAACAGTTGAATATCTTAACAATGCTTCACTTAGCCCTGTAAAAGATTACGAAACAAACAGGTATACTAGTGTAATGCTTTAGTATTTCAGTCTTTAACGTCTAAACTTAAATTTTATAACATATAAACGTTTTTGTGTCATGAATTTGCAGACTTGTGCCAGGCGTTCTTCAATGTGCAGAAGGCTCACATTTTACAATAGACGAGACAACGTTACAATCAGGGACTTTAAACAGTAATGGTGTGGAGAATACTCAATTGCTAAAGGATTTAATGGATCTCCAAAAGGTAGTTTGTATGTAAACATTGTTTATACAATGTGATAGACTATAATGTTgtgatttatttatattttgactTATTTGCAGGTGGAAtatgattttaaatattataaaatgaaGATGGATGCAGATGTTCAAATACTGATTCTTTCTGAAGGAAAATCAAACATCTTACCAGCTGATATTGTTCTCCCTTTTCACCCATCGTCTGTGGGCTCCATTGGAATTGAAAATGAACAAACGTTAAATGCGTGGAGATGGTATTTGGCGAGTCTTAGATCGTTGCCACATTCTATTGGGACAGAAATACAAAAGGTACATCTGAGTTGATTTTGTTATTCATTTACAACTTTCTATCGTATTGTATACAAGTTGTTTTAATTGTAAGGGATAAACGGGAAACACAATATCAAGATGAAATTGTTATATtgatattaattaattaatgtgtACAATGCAATGCAATGCAATGGCAGGTGGTGGAAGATGATATGGTTGCAGCTAGACAAGTTGATCTGAGTTTGGGGACTGAAGATTTTAACAGGTTTGTTTTTGGCTGATTCTAGTCCCATCATATTATTGTAAgtagaggtggcaaaatgggtggaACTGTTGGGTTGGATGATGGTTCGAAATGGTTAATTGTTGGTGTTCATGTTCACAAGGGATTTTATCTCTAAAACTTGGTTGTCAAGTGTGACGTACAAAAATATAAACAAGAATCTAGTATTTCAAGTTTTTGGTTACTTTTGTTCTGTTAGACATCTTTAATCCGGTTTCTTGTAATCAAAATTATATTGATTTGATGTCTAGGCCACGCCTATTGCTTATGAATTTTGCAATTTCTAATTTACAGATGGCTTACTATGGGTCGTTTAATGTCGTTGAGCATGGGTGAGACATGTCTTACACATGAACACTGGCAAATGGTGAAAGAATTCGAAAGGCTAAGAAAAGAGAGGCTCCAGTAAGGGGCAGTCAGTGAGAACCCATGATCAATTGGGTAGCTTTTGTGTTTCAGATTTAAATATGTTGTTTTAAGCATCCATGTAGCACCTCGTTTGAATATACGATTCCCTTTAATTCATGGCTACTGCGTTTTGGTCTTCCCATTTCCTGTCTAACTTTGGAAACATGTTTGGAAGAATGAGCTTGCACATAATCATACTGCTACTAGATGTTATTTCAAACCGATCATGTTAGTTTTTTTCCTGCAAATAACAAAAACTTACTGAATCAAGTTAGTTTTTTTTTTGGGTGCAAAAACGGATGAACTTTGTTACAAGGAAGTTCATCAATAGATGAAACCTCCTAGAAACATACAAACTAAACTAACGAGCTAAACTAAAAAGACGAACAAGCTAACAACACAAAAGCGGAACTAAGTCTAAAAATGACTCAAACTAAAACAAAAGAGATGAAAGTCAATCTATCCGACGAAACGGAAGATTAAGAACCATCTACTACCCAACGATCAAAAGCGCACAATAAAGTAATCAAACGTCTCTGATAAATACGCCGAAAGCTTCCATTTCCACCCATTGGACCCATTTTTTCTTCCTTTTCTTCTTATTATGCACCGAAACGTTAGTGGAAGGTAGAAATTGAGATCGATTAATGTGTAGAAATTAAGTTAGTAATCAAGAGGTTGTATACGTTTTAGACTTTTAATATACTTCCGACTTCTTAACACTAACCAAACAATATAGAAACGATATAAGCTAAGCATAGATCTCTAATCAAGAGCGAAGCACTAACCAAATTCGACAATTAAAAACCTCTTAAAAACGGCTCAATCTCTTAGCATTTTCCATCGTGAAGGTTGCCATAATTCTTAAATCTTAAATCCTTCAATAAAACATTCACAATCCGTCAATAAGTTACAACTCTTAATATAAGTCAACTTACTCGGCACTCTGTCATGAAAAGAGATAGTACTAAGATAAGAAACTGTAATGTTAGAATCCACAACAGGATCATACCTTGCTTTTGTTATTATGCAACTTATATTCACTTGGTTCACGCAGACTTGAAATGAATTTAAGCGAACTAGCAAGTAATTTCAGATTTTAGTTTGCATTTTAGCGAAAGGTCTTTTTCGCGAAATAATTTGTATAAAGCAATTAAGGGTATATTAGAAATTTTGAGAGGATATATCAAATATGAAATTAGAAATATCAATTCTCATTTTCAATAGTGTGAAAAAAAACTTCATTTgaagtaggggtgttcatcggttcggttttcggtttgttcggtttttggtttgttcggtttattcggttcggtgtttttttaggcaaaaccgaaaaccgaattcaaagttaaagccaaaccaaaccgaaaaccgaattcaaattcattTGAAGTAGGGgtgttaaaaccgaatattatgaaaaaactgagaacgttgatagtttaattgtggcgttactgatgtcttagttatttatatcctaaaacaatgacgtattattaaattatcaagaattcgatgatttattaatatttatagcttaattatgacgtttactgcttctgttattaagaagaagaacataataatttaagtaacataattataatgtgagctaccaaatcttcatatgggtgagaatatactttattgattgaatcccaaattataatgacactaaaacataaatatacaaattaaatatataaaaattttgaattcggtatTGAAATCGGTTtttggttaaaccgaattcagaattttcaaaaccgaaaactgaaccgaaaaccgaattcaaattcggtttcggtttgacgcgatccgaaaaccgtttatcaaattcggtttggttttcgggttccacggtttcaaaccaaatactgaccacccctaattTGAAGTCGAAATCCGTGTCTAATTTGGTAAAAGAAATAAAGTTCTGACGATGTCTAGTTTTGAGAGAGCAAATATTTTGATTATTTCATTAATTTTTTCATGAATAAATTTCACATGTCACTGTAAAATTTTTCTTCTATGGTCTAAAAAACCTCATTTGACGTCGAGCGCGATACAAAATAATTCAAATCCCCACTCATCTTCCTTTTTCTGTTGATCAATCGATTTCTTCTACTGTGATTCTTCACAACCACCattaaaattagaaaaaaaaaataagtatatagAAGATAAAAATTCAAATGATAATCAGTAGACAAAAATTAGAATCCTTCATATCAATATTCGTTACAATTCATCCTCATGAAACCTACAACGTTTTCTACTCCACTTGCTCTTTTTTCTTCGTAATTATTATTCACCTTCTATCAATTCATTATCTAATTTCCATAATTAAACCCTGAATTCATTACAATTTGAATCAATTTAATTGCAGGTATTAAGTGCATATTTTGTTGTTTTACCTCTACGAGATGAAGGCGCTATTTCATTAGGTTTAGATAACCTCCCTGGCCTATTTGTTGGATCATTGATTTTGACTTTAATTGCTGCCCCTCTTTCAACCCTAACTTTCTCATCATCCAAGTTTTCTAAAGCTAAGGTACGTATACAAtccctaatatatatatatttttttgtttaatttaattatgtatatgtaatatgtaatatttatatgtatatgtatcatgtATGTAGTTCTATTTAGCATTTACATGATGTGTTATTAGAGTGCTCCCAACCATGACAAGCTTCCTCATCTGGAGCAGCACCACATTAGTATTCCTTCCCAGGACTAAACACTAACAAGTAACAACTATGACATACTTACTCATAAAATTGGGACGtactatattatttaattaattaaatgtacaaATATACATGCAAAAAGTACCATTAATATTCCATACCTCTTCCAAAAAATGACCTTTACTTCCATGCTGCTTTCTACTTTGAATAGAAGGAAACGCCAGGGCAGAGCAGGGCGTCCGTCAGGGCGGTTTGCTGCCATCGGCGCCCTGGGCGGTGGTGGTGACACAACCGTTGGGAGCACTCTTATAGGTTTTTTGTTTGAATTGATTGTTTTGTAATTTTTGTCATAGGGAGGTGTTTTTATTGTTTGGTAGGACATGATGATTACTGTTCTTGAAAGATTCTACAAATCTTCAGTTGACATTTATTCAAATAAAGaatatatttaatcttttagtGTAGTTAAACTCCTTTTTGGCTGTGACATTGTGCTCCATTGTTATTAGACCATGCATGTTATACGAATAAGAGTGTTGGCTAATGACAAAGACACATGAGAAGAGGATGGAAGTAGCAATTAATGAGGATgattaggtggacgtgtggtaaaactATGTTTTTTTTGGAacgacaaacacacacacacactgacACACACCCATAGTCCACTGTTGATTAGTTACCTCGATACCACTATGTTATTAGCCCTTTGGTTGTGGTAAAATCATGTTACGTGTGGTAAAACCTTATTAACCAAATTATAGCCTTCCATTATCACTTGACTTGTCTTGTCAAGTAACACGATGCCATCAAGAAGGCGTGAACAACCCATACGTGCTTTTTTGTTTGACCTTTTGGAGCAAGATAAGTGTACAACATCTATAGGACTACACTTTCCAAATTGTGTTTGAACTCCTATAGCTTCTGATCTAGAATTTATGTAATGGTAAATGTAATGTTCGTTACTTACATAGCCAAAATTAGACTCTCATTCTGTTATATGCCATTAATTCATTGAATAAGAATAGCCTAAATGAACTGCCAGAAGAATCAAGTAACTAATGAACATTTGGTACAGACCAGAATTTGCGGTTTTGCACACAACTTCCAAACTACATACCATAGATTGTACAAATAACAATGTCTCTTGAACATCGTTTTCTCGTTAAATTTATATGGATGCattcaaaatacataaatatatttattgaGCTATAAAGCTTAGCTAGCTCATTCCTCACTGATTCTGAAAATTCTTTACTTTTTTTGCAACAACTGTGTTTATTTTATCTACATAAATTTGTTtatgaacttatatattttatttagtCGTATATCTTGAAATGTTATTTGATATAAATGTAATTTGAAATGCTACAAAAATTCCTTTTTCTCGTGGCACTTCCTTTGGCTGACGTCTAGCTTCATGACAATACATACATCATGGAGATTTACTCCTTTATAGATCACCCTGTAACAAATATTTGTTAAATTCCAGGCTTTGGTGTTCATACACAGGTTTTTTAGTGCAAGTCTTGTTCTGTTTTTCATTTTATGGATGGTGTCATCTCCTTCAAGAAATCCTAGTGATTCAGAGTACCATGGACGGTTCTACGTTTCAGTTAGAATTGGATTCTTCTTATGGGTATTAAATTATTTTCTCTTGTTCTCGCAACTATTCTTAGTAGTTGTGATTTTGGAACACCACTAACATAATTTGTGTTTTAAGTAATAATTTTCACAATGTACAGGTTGCTCTGTTAAATCTTATATCTATATCTTCAACCTGGGCAAGAGTCATTGATGCCATGGACAGTGAGGTATGCACTGCTATTTCAGGTTAAAAGAGATATTGTTTAGTACAGGTCATAATGGGTCAGCCTGGGTTGACTCTCAAGCACTtttgtttatttttaaaaaatGCTGTACGTAATTTATGTATTAGTTATAGTTACAAATAAACTAGTTTTTTTACCATGTAATTTTATCTCTGATAAAATAATACAATGTAGGAggatatataatttaaaaatagaCTTAGGGAGACTTTCAACTTATCTAACCCATTCACATGTCAATTAAATATTTCGATTTGACCCTTATTAGGTAAAACACAACCCAACTCATGTAATGTGTTTAAGTCATCCACCTCTGACTGCAATGCAACAAGAATGCACATCTTCTCCTGCATATTTTTATCTTTCGCTTATTCAGTCAGGTTCAAGATTGTTTGGATTTATCGGTGCTGGTGCTACATTCGGCCAGCTTTTTGGTTCGTTGTTTGCCACAACAATGTCTTGGTTGGGACCATGTAGGTGTTCTCTTGTTCTTATCTTCCCACTTTTTACACTCATGTATGTGATTCTTatcttacgtttttttttttttttttccccttaTTTCCAGATCTGCTTTTAATTGCTTCTCTCTTGATGGAACTGGCTGCCCAGTCATCTGAAAGAATACACAAGGATGTGTCTCATAGTTTTGAGTATAGATATTTCATATTAGCTTAATGTTTTGTTCTTAATTTTGAACTCGCTTAAATTTTGTTCTGCTATGTtctattctgttatttattttttccTAAATTacttattgatttttttttttttcaataatgGAAGAACTGAAATCAAACATCAGGATGAGAAATTTGGTAACAAGGAATCTTCTTTATGGACTGCCAGCTCAGCTGCTGCTTCAACAAAGCCTCGGTTTTGGGCTATGCTTGAAGGACTTCGCCTTATATGGTCATCAACTTATTTGTTATACGTATCGTTATTATTGTGGCTAAGTGCAGTTACCTCTTCGTTCTTCTACTTTCAGGTgaagaaaatatttatttgctGTTTTCATTTGCTGGTCATTTGAGCTGTAAATGAATTGAATGTATTAATTTGTGTTTACAAGGTTTCTCTTTTTGATAA comes from Rutidosis leptorrhynchoides isolate AG116_Rl617_1_P2 chromosome 4, CSIRO_AGI_Rlap_v1, whole genome shotgun sequence and encodes:
- the LOC139843783 gene encoding mini-chromosome maintenance complex-binding protein — encoded protein: MVGRQYDCLTNPLGAVRFTFDKAVASGSDPASFDRKDWGVSDIFRDFLFDNHGLNQVPLLTPLTVSSIQPNSLVRFRGMVQDMLGNEFYAGVYKNEGTWNTNKFTDISQFPMGSSSDTRLWERRLLYCVPVPGLNSWADSTSDGAIHTSTALANREKRQRDTYSVSEEVEMQDTGNEMPSSPRAKKMREGESIPMENTIEETGCGSSTVPDSDRNIFACLVKIYDSPESELKLNDVFEFIGVLTFDPDVKDDKSGENENEFANSFVEEESVNLPSSKVPRLHCIVHRKLSLNYMIITSPTLEPKPHLVKGIRESLLRHLTVILGDDELAAHFLLLHLLSKVHVRVDSIAVGKLSLNLTGFDKSSISVFGNRINDALNNLLPFTHRMPLTVEYLNNASLSPVKDYETNRLVPGVLQCAEGSHFTIDETTLQSGTLNSNGVENTQLLKDLMDLQKVEYDFKYYKMKMDADVQILILSEGKSNILPADIVLPFHPSSVGSIGIENEQTLNAWRWYLASLRSLPHSIGTEIQKVVEDDMVAARQVDLSLGTEDFNRWLTMGRLMSLSMGETCLTHEHWQMVKEFERLRKERLQ
- the LOC139840840 gene encoding uncharacterized protein — encoded protein: MLFQTDHVSFFPANNKNLLNQVLSAYFVVLPLRDEGAISLGLDNLPGLFVGSLILTLIAAPLSTLTFSSSKFSKAKALVFIHRFFSASLVLFFILWMVSSPSRNPSDSEYHGRFYVSVRIGFFLWVALLNLISISSTWARVIDAMDSESGSRLFGFIGAGATFGQLFGSLFATTMSWLGPYLLLIASLLMELAAQSSERIHKDVSHSFETEIKHQDEKFGNKESSLWTASSAAASTKPRFWAMLEGLRLIWSSTYLLYVSLLLWLSAVTSSFFYFQKMTIIASTVASPTGRRQSFAQINSFIAVFILAGQLTLTGRILTVAGITTALCSAPFIAFVNLIVIAIWPTYMAVAVLETFRKVVNYVVTRPGRELLFTVVSQDEKYKAKVCIDVVVQRLGDATAAGMYKMLYSSLNGKTTTVSLYALPVCLLWMVTGFHLGRRQTQLAKSHKISHSSEILHI